DNA sequence from the Peptoniphilus sp. GNH genome:
TTCCGAAAAGAATAGTTACTGTCAAAGCCAAAATTCTATAAAATAGATAATCTTGTTTTAGGGTTATCTTTATAGCTCTATAAACGAGTAGTATAAAAAGCATAATTATTCCTATGCCTGTGAATATGCCCATTTCTTCGCAAATCGCCGGAAATATGAAATCACTATATGAATAAGTGACCAAATTAGGATATCCCCTTCCAATTCCTACTCCAAAGAACTTCCCTTCAGCTATTGCTATAAGCGATTGTACTATCTGTCTTCCATCCCCATACGATTCTTTCCATGGATCTAACCAAATAGCCACACGAATTTTGACGTGAGAGAAAATCTTATAACCAACTAAAAGACCTAACATAATCAAAATTAGATTCAAAAATATAACTTTTCTATTGTTTTCATATACAAATTGAGTCCCTAAAAACATTGCAACAAAAATAGCAGCTCCACCAAGGTCTGTCTGCACTCCCAAGATGCCTATAATAAAATAGACAAGTCCCATTAAAATATAAGGGAGATTTTTGTTTTTTGATTTTTTCGCAAAATTTGCATAAAAAGATGCTAGAAAAAATATGAATAAAATTTTACAAAATTCAGATGGTTGGACGGACATCCCCTTGTACTTTATCCAGTTTATGGCTCCCTTGTCCCTTTGGCCCAAGGCAAAAACTAAAAGGAGCAAAAAAACAATCCCGGCATAGTACATAAAAGTATACTTATCCAATTTTTTTAAATATTTTACACAAAAATAAGATAAGTAAAAAAACATTATACCTACCAAGGCCCAGATTAGTTGTTTTATACCAAGGCTTAAGTTTATTCTCATTATGGTTATAATTCCAATAGACAAAAGCATTGATATTATTAAAAATATGTAATTGTCACCTGTTGATATTTTTCCAAGAATATAATTGGAAAAGTAGATTATTAAAATTAAACCGAGAAATAAAATTATTAGATACTTATCTATATGCATTTCATTTAAAAAGAAAAACATCAAGACACATAAAAGGTCAAAGATAAGCAACAAATTCATGGGCTTAATCGCTCCCCTTACATTTGAAAGCATACTATCGCCTCTTTTCAACAAATATAAATTGAATGAACCCAACTCCTATGGTGTCTCCATTTTTGAGTTCAATTATATCATGTATAGCCTGACCATTAAGATAAGTCCCATTAGCAGAGTCCAAATCTTCTATAAAATAGGCTCCCTTGTCTTCATGAATTATCAAATGCGTCGACGAAACAAACTTGTCCTTGATTACTATGGTATTTTTAGATGATCTACCAATTGTCACATCGCCTTTTAAAATATAGTAATCATCCATTTTGAAATTTAATGTATCCAGTCTATTCACAACTTTCAAATAAGCTGAATCTGAAGAAATACCTTTTTTATTCATCGACTTTATATCCATATATATTAATTTGATGATATTAAATATAAAAAGATATATTATGATTATAAAAAAATATTTTAAAATTTGTGATATTATATCAAACATTCGCCACCTCAATCCATGATATTTTACCACAAAACAATTATTAAATATAGCATATTAGATATGGTATACTACTTTTATGATAGTTGAAAAAATTATTTATTCAGATAAAACAAGTGAATACAGTCTGATTGTGGGGCTTTATGTTCTGACTTTGAAGGAAGAAAGTCTGACGGAGTTTAATATTTATAAGGGCAAGGAACTTTCAGAAGAAGATCTTGATGAAATTAAAGCTTATGACAATTTTATAAGAGCTTTAAATAAGGCCTATAAAATATTAGCTTATCCTAGAACTGCTAATCAGGTTAGAATGAAGCTTAAAGAGGATATGGTAGACGAATTTACGATTGAAGATGTCATTTATTATCTAAATAAAAATTCCTATTTGAATGATCTCGAGTATGGAAAATCTTATGCAAAAGATAGAGTCAATCTTTCAAAAGATGGTCCCCTTAAAATTTATTATAAGCTTTTGGAAAAGGGGCTTTCCAAAGAAGATGCAAGAAAATCTATCTACTCAATTGATAAGGAAATATATGAGCAAAATGTTATTGAAGTGGCTAAGAAAAAATTAAATCTTATAAAAAGTGGAGATGTTAAAAAAAAGCTCTGGTCCTACTTGCAGCAAAAAGGATATGATTCATCTCTTATAAAACTTGCCTTGGAGGAGGTTATATCTTGAAAAAATATTTTACCTATATTTTAAAATGCAATGACGGCAGCCTCTACACTGGCTATACAGTTAATCTAGAAAAACGATTAGCAAGTCATAATTCTGGCAAAGGAGCCAAGTACACAAGAGCTAGACGACCTGTTGAGTTGGTTTATTATGAGGAGTTTGACACAAAATCAGAGGCACTAAAAAGAGAGGCTGCTATAAAAAAGCTAAGCCCCTCTCAAAAAAAATCTCTCATAGGTTAATTTGTCAATATACCAAGAATCATCGCAAATAAAAGTGATACCAAACCTGAACTAATGCCTATTACCGCTACTACAAGCTGTGGTATGCTCTCTTGATCGAACAGAGCATTTATAACAGTAAAAAGTGTAAAAACTCCTATGAATATTAAAATTAGTCCAGGTAAGTATTTAGTGAATCTAAGCTTTCCTGAAATTATATTTATTGCAAATGTGATTATAAGAGCAGCAACTATTACATACACTCCTATCATCATGTAAGTTGTATGACCCTTAAACATTTCTAAAACTTTAGACATTTAGTCCTCCTTAAGCCTTATATCCCATAGACCGGCATACGATCCGACTGCCCATTCAGCCATTATTACATCGGAATCCAGTCCTATAAATTTTTCTACTAAAACTTCGCTATCTATTTTACCATAATTTATTTCATAAATCTTCAGATTGCCCTCTTGAATACAAATAAGATACCTATGGTTCGGCGATGTGAACGCATCTTTTACATAATTTAGTTCTTTTTTTATTGTATTAAAAGGAAGTGCGAGCGAATCAAGCTTTGCCATGTCCTTTGGCAAAATTGTCATTATATCAAAATCTTCGTAGAGACTACTATTAAAGTCATTTATTCTTCCTCTAAGTTTCCAATATCCCTCTCTTCTATAAATTCCAAGATTAGAAGTATCAATTTGATTTGATGGAGATTTTTGTATAATACCAGTGGCTGAGTCTTTATAAACATTGTCGCCATTTTCTATAAAATCTCTTAGCTTCAAGGACAAGGGGGATGATATATTTTCAATCATTTTAAGTCTTAAAATTTTAAAATTGCTTCTTACATTTGTCATCTCAAGACTTATATAATCTGGCGAAATATAGTCTATCCTCTTAAAATATTTTTGATCATTTACATAAGATGAAAATACAGGATTTCCCTTTAAAGGCTCAATTCTTATCTCATCATAAATGTCTTCATTGAATCGTCTTTCAACTTTTACTTTGAAAAACTCAGATCTCTTAGGCACAATTAAGTCTTTTAGTTCTCTAACTTCTATATTTTTGTCTTTTGAGAGGTTTATAAAGTATGAGCTATATTCATATCCCTCGATTGATGTATTGGATGGTCTTCTTATGCCAAGTAAAAGAGCATTGTCATCGCTAGTCTTTAAGTCCAAATCCATGTCATCAAAATCTTTGGTCTTTTTTATCAAATCTTTCATTTCTTCATCACTTATCTTGTCGTCAATTTTATTTATTTGAAGAAAGAATCCTCTAAAATAAAGCAAAGCTTCTTTATCGGTTATTCTCAAAATTTCATAAAAAATTTCATCATTTTTATATATATCAACAACGTCAATACGATCCTCGTTTATTCCCAGTTTTTCTTTCTCTATGTTATATTGCCTAAACAAAAAAGATCTGGTGTCAAGATTTCTTGACCTATATACAGGTCCATCTATATATTGATTTAATATTACAGCTTGGGTGTTTGTGAATCCGACTTCTTTTCCTATTAGCTCTTTGAATTGAAAATTATCTACAAAGCTGTCACCTGAAAAAATACATTTAGTGACAGCCCACTTGCCTCTTATGATAAACTTCTCTGAATTTGGCTGCTCAACGTTCACCTTGTCCATGTCAACTATAGAGCAAGATGCTAGCATAAAAGTTAAAAAGCAAATAAATAAAATCTTTATAAATTTTTTCATACTCATTCCTCAACTATAGGTATCATAATACTTACCGTAGTTCCCATATTTTTTTCCGAAAAAATTTCCAATTTCCCTCCATGAAGTTTTACTATCTCATCAGAAACAGAAAGACCTATGCCAGAATGTGATTTCGAATGCTTTCCCTTGTAAAATTTTTCTTTTACATGAGCTATTTCTTCTTTAGAAATACCCCTGCCATTATCTGATATTAAAATCCTAAAAAATTTGTCATCTGGGAAAGAACTAACCTTTACCCATCCACTTTCTTCCGTAAATTTTATAGCATTGTCCATTACATTTATCAAAACTTGCTTTATTCTATTTTCATCACCAAGCGTCAAGCATACATCATCATAGCTTTCATCAATCAAGACTATCTTGTTGTTATTTAATTTTGGCATGAGTTGCTTTATTACTTCTTTGCAGGTTGCCGCAATATTAAAAGTTGCCTTTTCTAGACTAATTCTTCCAGATATAAATCTTGAGAAATCCAAAAGATTCTCTACCATTTTGCCGAGTCTATCGCTCTCACTCTCAATTATTTCAAGACCATCTCTCAAATAATCTGCTTCTTCTGGTTTTAGGTCTTTCAAAACGACAGCCCAGCCTTTTATAGATGTAAGCGGTGTTCTGAGTTCGTGAGATATTGAAGATATAAAATCATTCTTTATCTGTTCTTTTTTTAATATCTCTTCAGCCATCAGATTCATTGTATTGGTAAGCTGGTCTATTTCCTGATAAGATTTTATTTTTATTCTGTCCTGGTATTGTCCGTTTGAAAACTTTTTGGCCGCCTTAGTAAGTTCATACAGAGGTTTTGTAAGTGACCTTGAAAAAACAACTATGAAACTCAAAGACACTATAAGCACTCCGACAGAAAGTCCTACAACAGAAATCATAACTCTCATAGTAGACATTTTTGCCGATCTTAGAGAGGATATAAATCTCAAATAACCTATGATTTCATTTTTATTATTTCTGATTTCTCTAGTTGAGTGGATAGATCCATCATTTCCGAATAAATTTTGATCTTTTATGATGTTAATTTGCCCCGGCTTAGATAAGATTTCATTATCTTGCAAGACAAGCCCTTGCGATGTGCCAAGGCTATCATAGACCACTTCATTTTTTGTATCAATTATTTGAATCTGCATATCCTTGCTAGACCAAAGGGCATCGGTATCCAAATACAAAAAATCATTTAAATTTCTATCGCTATAATATTTTTCGTATAAGTTTAGGGAATTTTCAATTCTTAAATCCAGGGTGTTTTGAATGTTTTTATAGTAATAGTTCCTAACACCCCATATCAAGGCAAAATCTATAATAGTAACCGTGAAAAATATAATCATAAAAAAATTCCAAATTAAACTTTTAGAAATTGTCTTTTTCACGAATTTTTACCATTCCACCTATAACCTAAGCCCCAAACTGTTTCGATGTATTCGGGTTTTGCAGCAGACTTTTCGATTTTTGATCTCAATCTTCTTATGTTGACATCCACGATTTTTGTATCGCCGACAAATTCATTGCCCCACACAAGATTTAAGATTTCGTCCCTACTAAGGGCCTTTCCGGAATTTTCCATAAAATTTTTAATTATTAAATATTCTGTTGGGGTGAGATCTATTTCCTTGTCATCTTTATAAAACTTTCTAGAATAAGCATCCAATTTGAATGGCGGATGAATAATAATTGCACCTGTAGTGCTTTCACTACCAAGTATTCTTCTTTCCAAGCTCCTTATTCTAAGTGTCAATTCAGTCGGATTAAATGGCTTGGACATATAATCATCTGTACCATATTGCAAACCCAAAATTTTGTCATAATCTTCTGATTTTGCAGTTAACATTATTATTCCAAGACTTGGGAATTTCTCTCTTAGTCTTTTGCAGACTTCAAATCCATCTATTCCTGGAAGCATAACATCTAAAACTACAATATCTGGGAATTCTTTATATGCGAGTTCAAGTCCTTCTTCTCCGCTTCCAGCTTGAAAAACTTCATAACCTTCTCTTTCTAAATTTAATTTTACAAATTTTCTTATAGGTTCTTCATCTTCAACCAATAATATTTTTGTCATATTATCACCATTACCTCAATTCTTTGTTTTACTATATCATATTTGAAAAATGTTAAAAAGCTACTTATGAAATAAAAAACTACCACCCGATAAAAGGTGGTAGCATTTCTATCTGCTTATATAGTTTGGAGATTCTCTTGTGATTGTTATATTGTGGGGGTGGTTTTCATGAAGTGTTGCTGGTGTTATTTGCATATACTCGGTGTTTTCTTTTAGGGCTTCTATATCCTTTGCTCCTACATAGCCCATACCACTTCTTAATCCACCAAGCAATTGATAGATTACATCTGAAACTTTGCCCTTATACGGAACTCTTCCTTCTACTCCTTCAGGTACATATTTTTTAGTGTCGTTTTGGAAATATCTGTCTCCAGATCCAGCATTCATAGCCCCTATAGAACCCATTCCTCTATAAGATTTGAATCGTCTACCTTCTACGAAGATCTCTTCGCCAGGGCTTTCTTCTGTTCCTGCAAAAAGAGAACCTATCATGACAACATCTCCGCCTGCAGCTATGGCCTTGGTGACATCTCCAGAATATTTAATACCACCATCCGCTATTATAGGTATATTGTATTTAGCGGCTGCCTTGCAAGCTTCAACAATGGCTGTAACTTGAGGAACACCTACACCAGTTACAACTCTAGTTGTACATATAGACCCTGGACCTATACCTACCTTGACAGCATCTACTCCTGCTAATATTAGGTCTTCTGTCCCCTTATATGTTGCCACATTTCCTGCAATCAATTCCAAATTTGGAAACTCATCTTTTATCATTTTTATAGTCTTGAAAACGCCCCTAGATTGTCCATGAGCAGTATCAATTACTATAACATCTACTTGAGCTTCCACAAGAGCTCTAGTTCTTTCTAATACATCTCCTGTCACCCCAACAGCTGCTCCGCAAAGGAGTCTACCATTTTTGTCTCTGGCGGAGTTTGGATATCTTATGGACTTCTCTATGTCTTTTATTGTTATGAGGCCCTTTAGCTTATTATCCTTATCTACGAGTGGAAGCTTTTCAATTTTATATTTTTTTAAAATATCCAAAGCCCCTTCCATTGTGATATTTTCTGAGCCTGTTATAAGATTTTCTTTTGTCATCACTTCTGAAACTTTTTTTGAAAAATCATCTTCAAATCTTATGTCTCTGTTAGTTAAAATGCCTTCTAGATGACCTTGCTTATCGACTATGGGCACACCTGATATTTTATATTTCCCCATTAGTTCGTCTGCATCTGCTATGGTGTGCTCTTTTGATAAGAAGAAGGGATCTGTTATTACTCCATGCTCCGATCTTTTTACCATGTCAACTTCTTGTGCCTGCTTTTCAATTGACATGTTTTTGTGAATTATGCCAATGCCACCTTCTCGTGCCATTCCTATTGCCATTCTGTGCTCAGTGACAGTATCCATTCCAGCACTCATCAAAGGAACGTTCAAGATGATGTTTTTAGTGAGTTTAGTTTTCAAAGATACTTCATTTGGCAACACCTCGCTTGATGCTGGAAGTAATAAAATGTCATCGAAAGTTAACCCCTGTCCTGCAAATTTCATATTTCCTCCTTAATTTTTTATAAGTCCTATCTCTATTGTTTCTGGTGTAGCAAAAAGAAAAACAAATCTCTCCGGCACTTCAATTTTAAACTTCAATTTTTGTCGGAGAACTTTTGATTTTTCAAGGTCACAAGTTATTTTTATAGAATTTGGATCCACTTGCAATTGATCCTTTAAATTTATAGGTTCAACCTCAACTTGAATAAATTTTAAGCTGTCCATTGTTTGAATTCGATAACCCTTGGGAACATTTTTAAACTCTATATT
Encoded proteins:
- a CDS encoding FtsW/RodA/SpoVE family cell cycle protein; translated protein: MLSNVRGAIKPMNLLLIFDLLCVLMFFFLNEMHIDKYLIILFLGLILIIYFSNYILGKISTGDNYIFLIISMLLSIGIITIMRINLSLGIKQLIWALVGIMFFYLSYFCVKYLKKLDKYTFMYYAGIVFLLLLVFALGQRDKGAINWIKYKGMSVQPSEFCKILFIFFLASFYANFAKKSKNKNLPYILMGLVYFIIGILGVQTDLGGAAIFVAMFLGTQFVYENNRKVIFLNLILIMLGLLVGYKIFSHVKIRVAIWLDPWKESYGDGRQIVQSLIAIAEGKFFGVGIGRGYPNLVTYSYSDFIFPAICEEMGIFTGIGIIMLFILLVYRAIKITLKQDYLFYRILALTVTILFGIQCFINIGGVIKLIPMTGITLPFVSYGGSSMLSSFIALGILQVTSEDLKNKLERGE
- a CDS encoding FHA domain-containing protein, whose protein sequence is MFDIISQILKYFFIIIIYLFIFNIIKLIYMDIKSMNKKGISSDSAYLKVVNRLDTLNFKMDDYYILKGDVTIGRSSKNTIVIKDKFVSSTHLIIHEDKGAYFIEDLDSANGTYLNGQAIHDIIELKNGDTIGVGFIQFIFVEKRR
- a CDS encoding RecX family transcriptional regulator gives rise to the protein MIVEKIIYSDKTSEYSLIVGLYVLTLKEESLTEFNIYKGKELSEEDLDEIKAYDNFIRALNKAYKILAYPRTANQVRMKLKEDMVDEFTIEDVIYYLNKNSYLNDLEYGKSYAKDRVNLSKDGPLKIYYKLLEKGLSKEDARKSIYSIDKEIYEQNVIEVAKKKLNLIKSGDVKKKLWSYLQQKGYDSSLIKLALEEVIS
- a CDS encoding GIY-YIG nuclease family protein, with protein sequence MKKYFTYILKCNDGSLYTGYTVNLEKRLASHNSGKGAKYTRARRPVELVYYEEFDTKSEALKREAAIKKLSPSQKKSLIG
- a CDS encoding cytochrome C biosynthesis protein; amino-acid sequence: MSKVLEMFKGHTTYMMIGVYVIVAALIITFAINIISGKLRFTKYLPGLILIFIGVFTLFTVINALFDQESIPQLVVAVIGISSGLVSLLFAMILGILTN
- a CDS encoding HAMP domain-containing histidine kinase is translated as MIIFFTVTIIDFALIWGVRNYYYKNIQNTLDLRIENSLNLYEKYYSDRNLNDFLYLDTDALWSSKDMQIQIIDTKNEVVYDSLGTSQGLVLQDNEILSKPGQINIIKDQNLFGNDGSIHSTREIRNNKNEIIGYLRFISSLRSAKMSTMRVMISVVGLSVGVLIVSLSFIVVFSRSLTKPLYELTKAAKKFSNGQYQDRIKIKSYQEIDQLTNTMNLMAEEILKKEQIKNDFISSISHELRTPLTSIKGWAVVLKDLKPEEADYLRDGLEIIESESDRLGKMVENLLDFSRFISGRISLEKATFNIAATCKEVIKQLMPKLNNNKIVLIDESYDDVCLTLGDENRIKQVLINVMDNAIKFTEESGWVKVSSFPDDKFFRILISDNGRGISKEEIAHVKEKFYKGKHSKSHSGIGLSVSDEIVKLHGGKLEIFSEKNMGTTVSIMIPIVEE
- a CDS encoding response regulator transcription factor; its protein translation is MTKILLVEDEEPIRKFVKLNLEREGYEVFQAGSGEEGLELAYKEFPDIVVLDVMLPGIDGFEVCKRLREKFPSLGIIMLTAKSEDYDKILGLQYGTDDYMSKPFNPTELTLRIRSLERRILGSESTTGAIIIHPPFKLDAYSRKFYKDDKEIDLTPTEYLIIKNFMENSGKALSRDEILNLVWGNEFVGDTKIVDVNIRRLRSKIEKSAAKPEYIETVWGLGYRWNGKNS
- the guaB gene encoding IMP dehydrogenase is translated as MKFAGQGLTFDDILLLPASSEVLPNEVSLKTKLTKNIILNVPLMSAGMDTVTEHRMAIGMAREGGIGIIHKNMSIEKQAQEVDMVKRSEHGVITDPFFLSKEHTIADADELMGKYKISGVPIVDKQGHLEGILTNRDIRFEDDFSKKVSEVMTKENLITGSENITMEGALDILKKYKIEKLPLVDKDNKLKGLITIKDIEKSIRYPNSARDKNGRLLCGAAVGVTGDVLERTRALVEAQVDVIVIDTAHGQSRGVFKTIKMIKDEFPNLELIAGNVATYKGTEDLILAGVDAVKVGIGPGSICTTRVVTGVGVPQVTAIVEACKAAAKYNIPIIADGGIKYSGDVTKAIAAGGDVVMIGSLFAGTEESPGEEIFVEGRRFKSYRGMGSIGAMNAGSGDRYFQNDTKKYVPEGVEGRVPYKGKVSDVIYQLLGGLRSGMGYVGAKDIEALKENTEYMQITPATLHENHPHNITITRESPNYISR